A part of Desulfotomaculum nigrificans DSM 574 genomic DNA contains:
- the glpA gene encoding anaerobic glycerol-3-phosphate dehydrogenase subunit GlpA, whose translation METDKAQVVVIGGGATGTGILRDLALRGIPAILVEQGDLAHGTSSRFHGLLHSGARYAVKDKEAARECIEENMILRRIAPNCVELTGGLFVQLPEDDPQYADQWITACTEAGISCAEADVQELIKKNPVLSPNVTRAFKVPDCAVDGFRILWGNVNSARRYGARVLTYHRVSAIHQSNGRVTGVELINQLNGQKRSIECEMVINAAGPWGGEVAAMAGLEVNVIKDKGTLVAYNHRLMNMVVNRLRPPGDGDIFVPHGTITILGTTSTTVDDPGCTKPGRDEVLALIKIGQEMVPELESYRLIRAFAGVRPLYQAGNATGGRSVTRNFALLDHQQRDGLAGMVSIVGGKFTTFRLMAEKTVDLVAGKLGVNAPCRTAREPLMAPVSEELLERGKRVFGVPGARKAAERLGDSFAQVVEQVEKNPDKGRILCECEVVSLAEIEHAAHSGDSFTLGDIRRKTRMGMGTCQGTFCSYRTLGALSGYPQFAGNHREYLTKFLQKRWKGMRPVLWGQQLREAQLSTGIYCTLFAMERMR comes from the coding sequence GTGGAGACGGATAAAGCTCAGGTGGTGGTAATCGGTGGTGGAGCCACCGGCACAGGGATACTTCGGGACTTGGCCCTCAGGGGTATTCCCGCAATACTGGTGGAACAGGGTGACCTGGCCCACGGCACCAGCTCCCGGTTTCACGGGCTATTGCACAGCGGCGCCCGTTATGCTGTGAAAGATAAAGAAGCCGCCCGGGAATGTATAGAAGAGAATATGATTCTGCGCCGGATCGCTCCTAATTGTGTGGAACTTACCGGGGGTCTCTTTGTACAACTGCCTGAAGATGACCCCCAATATGCCGACCAGTGGATTACAGCTTGTACCGAAGCAGGCATTAGCTGTGCAGAAGCAGACGTGCAGGAATTAATTAAGAAGAATCCCGTTTTATCTCCCAACGTTACCAGGGCCTTTAAGGTTCCTGATTGTGCGGTGGACGGTTTCCGAATTCTCTGGGGCAATGTCAATTCCGCCCGCCGCTACGGTGCAAGAGTTCTAACTTATCACCGTGTTTCTGCCATTCATCAAAGCAACGGCAGAGTTACAGGGGTAGAATTAATTAACCAACTGAATGGGCAAAAAAGATCTATTGAATGTGAGATGGTTATTAACGCTGCCGGGCCCTGGGGCGGAGAAGTAGCGGCCATGGCCGGGTTGGAAGTTAATGTGATTAAGGATAAAGGGACTTTGGTGGCTTACAATCACAGGTTAATGAATATGGTAGTAAACCGGTTACGACCGCCGGGGGATGGGGATATTTTTGTGCCCCATGGCACCATTACCATCCTTGGTACCACATCTACCACTGTGGATGATCCCGGTTGCACCAAACCAGGCCGCGATGAAGTCCTGGCACTCATTAAAATCGGCCAGGAAATGGTGCCGGAATTAGAAAGTTACAGACTGATCAGGGCCTTTGCCGGAGTAAGGCCGTTGTATCAGGCCGGAAACGCCACCGGCGGCAGGTCTGTCACCCGAAATTTTGCTTTGTTGGACCACCAACAGAGAGACGGGTTAGCCGGCATGGTCAGCATCGTGGGCGGCAAGTTTACCACCTTCCGTCTGATGGCGGAAAAAACCGTTGACTTGGTTGCCGGTAAACTGGGGGTCAATGCCCCTTGCCGGACTGCCCGGGAACCGCTGATGGCTCCGGTGTCAGAGGAACTGCTTGAGCGGGGCAAAAGAGTCTTTGGCGTTCCCGGTGCCAGAAAGGCCGCTGAGAGATTGGGAGACAGCTTTGCCCAGGTGGTGGAGCAGGTAGAAAAAAATCCTGACAAAGGCAGGATCCTTTGCGAGTGTGAAGTGGTCAGCCTGGCTGAAATCGAGCATGCAGCCCACAGTGGGGACAGCTTTACCCTGGGAGACATTCGCCGCAAGACCAGAATGGGCATGGGCACCTGCCAGGGCACCTTTTGCAGCTATCGTACCCTGGGCGCTTTAAGTGGTTACCCCCAGTTCGCCGGGAACCACCGGGAGTATTTAACCAAGTT